In one window of Clavelina lepadiformis chromosome 4, kaClaLepa1.1, whole genome shotgun sequence DNA:
- the LOC143453104 gene encoding uncharacterized protein LOC143453104 — translation MISVYSRLAVCSNKMEAALGSVGDFDNPSAKFIAIMVLQELKAIRKDMNREIKRLSSSIEQLFSHFDASSAEYCSDYDLVQTEEDNVTSIVENSELQLPGHNKTTSNNDDLASSLLEVKRPLQALQNIPENPIISADSNNGKNNLQIDCVEIQIIQNENMDPASDEVSNFFDSCEIYESDQEHLSDEQMDESNVEDDDVAAEVKEEEEYILEEIPQDSYSVRTSENNCRQLRSFSKLRSEKHNVQCDICDKVFDNPNNFKSHYARHVGPFKCKICSKELSTKGGYKTHLLIHKNIRPHQCNQCDKAFFERAALRFHMRANHTGERPFACKLCGKAFVRKGNLTGHMVLHSGERPFRCEVCEKTFNRKSNLKLHMQVHIPDRAEECGHCDRSYIDKEALRKHRLKAHGIKSL, via the coding sequence ATGATTTCTGTTTACTCAAGGTTAGCTGTTTGCTCTAACAAAATGGAAGCTGCCCTAGGAAGTGTGGGTGATTTTGATAACCCCTCAGCCAAATTCATTGCGATTATGGTCTTGCAAGAATTAAAAGCAATTCGAAAGGACATGAACCGAGAAATTAAACGATTAAGCTCAAGTATCGAGCAGTTGTTTTCTCATTTTGATGCTTCGTCTGCTGAATATTGTTCAGATTATGATTTAGTGCAAACTGAAGAAGATAACGTCACTAGCATTGTAGAAAATAGTGAATTACAGCTCCCTGGACATAACAAAACCACCAGTAACAATGATGATTTGGCTTCCTCCCTGCTTGAAGTGAAACGACCGTTGCAGGCTTTGCAAAATATACCAGAGAATCCAATAATATCAGCTGACAGCAACAATGGTAAAAATAATCTTCAGATCGATTGTGTTGAAATACAGATtattcaaaatgaaaatatggaTCCAGCATCTGACGAAGTGTCAAATTTCTTTGATTCTTGCGAAATTTATGAATCTGACCAGGAGCATTTATCTGATGAGCAAATGGATGAGAGTAATGTTGAAGATGATGATGTAGCTGCAGAAGTTAAAGAGGAGGAGGAATACATATTGGAGGAGATTCCTCAAGATAGTTACTCTGTTAGAACATCAGAAAATAACTGCCGTCAACTTCGCTCTTTTTCTAAACTGAGATCTGAAAAACACAATGTTCAGTGTGATATCTGTGATAAGGTGTTTGACAAtccaaacaattttaaatctCATTATGCAAGACATGTTGGTccatttaaatgcaaaatCTGTTCTAAAGAGTTAAGCACAAAAGGCGGTTACAAAACTCACTTACTAATTCATAAAAACATTCGACCTCATCAATGCAACCAATGTGATAAAGCATTTTTTGAAAGAGCTGCACTGAGATTTCATATGCGGGCAAATCACACTGGCGAGCGTCCTTTTGCTTGCAAACTCTGCGGGAAGGCATTTGTCCGCAAAGGCAACCTAACTGGCCATATGGTTCTTCATTCTGGTGAAAGGCCATTTCGCTGTGAAGTCTgcgaaaaaacttttaatcgCAAAAGCAATTTGAAGTTGCACATGCAGGTACATATCCCTGATCGGGCTGAAGAATGTGGGCATTGTGACAGAAGTTACATTGACAAAGAAGCATTAAGAAAGCACCGACTGAAAGCGCATGGAATTAAAAGTCTTTAA
- the LOC143451999 gene encoding uncharacterized protein YwbO-like: MLHIKVVSDIMUPWCWVGKKNLETAMESYKDKYTFKVTWEPFLLRPNMPPEGAPKGDNYGPNSPSAQRLINVGRSVGVEFAYKAKRFPNTIIGHCALEYALLQDPTGHKQNLLQEGLFKSYFTDGEYPDAEVVSTLASTVGLNKDDVKAYVQDESNQSQVREKAGRWSLQGVSGVPFFIVNDQKTFSGAQDPRNFLHIFDKVHEKFPLSTKA; encoded by the exons ATGCTGCATATCAAAGTTGTATCAGATATCATGTGACCTTGGTGTTGGGTCGGTAAAAAGAATTTGGAGACCGCCATGGAATCTTACAAAGATAAATATACATTTAAG GTTACATGGGAACCATTTCTTTTACGACCCAACATGCCTCCAGAGGGTGCCCCAAAGGGTGACAACTATGGACCTAATTCACCTTC AGCTCAACGATTAATTAACGTTGGACGTAGTGTTGGTGTGGAATTTGCATACAAAGCAAAGAGATTTCCAAACACTATTATTGGCCATTGTGCACTTGAGTATGCTCTACTACAGGATCCAACCGGACATAAACAGAATTTA CTGCAGGAAGGATTGTTCAAGAGTTACTTCACAGACGGGGAATACCCTGATGCAGAAGTGGTTTCCACACTGGCTTCCACAGTTGGATTGAACAAGGATGATGTCAAAGCTTATGTGCAGGATGAATCCAATCAGAGCCAAGTCAGGGAGAAAGCGGGTCGATGGAGTTTACAAGGAGTTTCAG GTGTTCCGTTCTTTATCGTTAATGAtcagaaaacattttctggAGCACAGGATCCTAGGAATTTCCTTCACATATTTGACAAAGTGCATGAAAAGTTCCCACTTTCCACCAAAGCCTAA
- the LOC143451556 gene encoding F-box/LRR-repeat protein 8-like, with protein sequence MEYLNWTNIPQHILVEIFSYLHVNDRLNASLVCKAWSDCFHHPKLWSRFIFKFDSDVDNEGKAMTCVERYCDVLKDVKIYINQSQKVSRERACYVIDELTSLQKKKLQKFAFHFTGSNPLCFNGNEILDKLKNMFRHQAESELLLHLTSVDLNHCNIAFDNELFLIFAKHHNVLRVLRVQNSCLVDNVTPNSIHELVKKCPCLEELHTFYHCINSDVLETLAEKKSVPFRELSLMCNRSDKYNELIPSETWKTLSKAHPLCEVTMKFHSSMLHHKIIPLLCSGIPLVKLDLKIYGWLTDEIAHIGATFSSTLINLSFHTSLDWTRKAPPGLEPALLGLVSQCEKLRELHCYCALDIEVINSIKTLRNLDNFTLYAFGQNQDGRNP encoded by the coding sequence ATGGAATACCTTAACTGGACTAATATTCCTCAGCATATATTGGTTGAGATATTTTCCTACTTGCATGTCAACGATCGTCTGAATGCCAGCCTTGTGTGCAAAGCGTGGTCGGATTGCTTTCATCACCCAAAGCTCTGGAGCagattcattttcaaatttgacaGTGATGTTGACAATGAAGGAAAAGCAATGACATGTGTGGAACGGTACTGTGATGTTTTGAAGGATgtaaaaatttacataaacCAATCCCAAAAGGTAAGCCGTGAAAGAGCTTGTTACGTGATAGATGAGCTGACATCATTGCAGaaaaagaaattgcaaaaatttgcttttcaCTTTACTGGGAGCAACCCGTTGTGTTTTAATGGAAATGAGATTCTggataaattgaaaaacatgttTCGACATCAAGCGGAATCAGAACTTTTATTACACTTAACCTCAGTTGATCTTAACCACTGCAACATTGCTTTTGATAATgaactgtttttaatttttgccaaGCACCATAATGTTCTGCGAGTTTTACGAGTACAAAATTCCTGTCTGGTTGATAATGTCACACCAAACAGTATACATGAGCTTGTAAAGAAATGTCCATGTTTGGAGGAGTTGCATACATTTTATCACTGCATCAACAGTGATGTTCTGGAAACACTTGCGGAGAAAAAAAGCGTTCCATTTAGGGAGTTATCTTTGATGTGCAATAGAAGTGACAAATACAATGAACTTATTCCGAGTGAGACTTGGAAGACTTTGTCAAAAGCACATCCTTTATGTGAGGTAACGATGAAATTTCACAGCTCCATGTTGCATCACAAGATTATTCCCCTCCTGTGTTCGGGAATTCCCCTAGTTAAGTTGGATTTGAAGATTTATGGATGGCTAACTGATGAAATAGCCCACATTGGTGCAACATTTTCATCAACCTTGATAAATCTAAGTTTTCATACGAGCCTGGACTGGACAAGGAAAGCTCCACCTGGTTTAGAACCTGCACTTCTTGGTCTCGTTTCACAATGCGAAAAGCTTAGAGAGCTTCATTGCTATTGTGCTTTGGACATTGAAGTAATCAACTCCATCAAAACCCTGAGGAACCTTGACAACTTTACACTTTATGCTTTTGGCCAAAATCAAGATGGCAGAAATCCTTAG
- the LOC143453368 gene encoding ras-related protein Rab-13-like has translation MDLIVSKKQEFQCKLITIGDTNVGKTCVTTRFVENKYTFDNIATIGVDFQIRFMNVKGKHVKVQIWDTAGQERFRSITTEYYRGAKGVIFIYDITDSKSFKNIKSWSKIFNQWGDKNAVKMLVGNKCDLLHERQVSKAEGKTLAKDLGMMFHETSAKDDVNVTEVFVELLGNIIDQETPFTPPQESASSTVTTLVEKSKTKSCCSSG, from the exons atGGATCTAATCGTGTCGAAAAAGCAAGAATTTCAATGTAAACTTATTACTATTGGAGACACCAATGTTGGGAAGACTTGTGTAACAACAAGATTTGTGGAGAATAAATATACGTTCGATAATATAGCAACAATCG GAGTAGATTTTCAAATTCGATTCATGAACGTTAAAGGAAAACACGTAAAAGTCCAAATCTG GGATACTGCTGGCCAAGAAAGATTTCGATCCATCACAACCGAATATTATCGTGGCGCGAAAGgcgtaatttttatttatgacatcacagatAGCAAGAGTTTTAAGAATATCAAAAGCTGGTCTAAAATTTTCAACCAG TGGGGTGATAAAAATGCCGTAAAAATGCTCGTGGGAAACAAATGCGATTTGCTTCACGAAAGGCAAGTGTCTAAAGCAGAAGGCAAAACG CTGGCAAAAGATTTGGGCATGATGTTCCATGAGACAAGCGCTAAAGATGATGTCAATGTAACCGAAGTTTTCGTAGAACTTCTCGGCAACATTATTGACCAG GAAACACCATTTACTCCACCCCAAGAAAGTGCTAGTAGTACTGTTACAACGTTAGTAGAAAAATCCAAGACCAAGTCCTGCTGCTCTTCTGGTTAG
- the LOC143453367 gene encoding ras-related protein Rab-10-like, whose translation MDLIPGKRRELTCKLITIGDTNVGKTSVSTRFTDNQFSYESFNTIGIDFRIKMMNVNGKYVKVQIWDTAGQERFRSITTEYYRGAKGVIFVYDITDKKSFSKVNSWCRVFDAWGDKDAEKMLVGNKCDLEEKRQVEPEEGKKLAEEKGMMFYETSAKDNINIDHVFMKLLSKVVEQQIPEVTEPPRPNKVVALDGELSTSLDANTGKKCCSSG comes from the exons ATGGACCTCATTCCTGGAAAAAGGCGAGAGCTGACATGCAAGCTGATCACAATCGGAGATACAAACGTTGGGAAAACGAGCGTCTCCACGCGATTTACGGACAACCAGTTCTCTTATGAGAGCTTCAACACCATCG GAATTGACTTCAGGATTAAGATGATGAATGTCAACGGTAAATACGTCAAGGTTCAAATATG GGACACAGCCGGTCAAGAAAGATTTCGATCCATCACCACGGAATATTATCGTGGCGCAAAAGGCGTCATATttgtttatgacatcacagatAAAAAGAGCTTCAGCAAAGTTAACAGCTGGTGTAGAGTTTTCGACGCG TGGGGAGACAAAGACGCGGAAAAAATGTTGGTGGGAAATAAATGCGACCTGGAAGAGAAGAGACAAGTCGAACCGGAAGAAGGCAAAAAG TTGGCTGAAGAAAAGGGAATGATGTTTTACGAAACAAGTGCAAAGGATAACATTAATATTGATCACGTGTTCATGAAGTTGCTCTCCAAAGTAGTTGAACAG CAAATACCTGAAGTCACTGAACCTCCACGACCAAACAAAGTAGTTGCTCTAGACGGAGAATTGTCTACTTCTCTGGATGCAAACACAGGAAAGAAGTGTTGCTCTTCCGGTTGA